A genomic stretch from Telmatocola sphagniphila includes:
- a CDS encoding DUF6797 domain-containing protein translates to MFSQSRILSVLLLILLRPVFTAGQSPTPPKPKNILGSDNLMAWCIVPFDSKKRSPEDRVEMLKKLGFKHYAYDWRAEHLPTFEREIVALQKNGIELSAVWFPGALDKDAMYLLSMLEKHHIKTQLWVTMNGGSITTTPEEQKKRIKAHVEALRPIAQAAEKIGCQVGLYNHGDWFGEPENQIAIIKELQLKNVGIVYNLHHGHDHLERFSQLLKAMMPYLYAVNLNGMIPQGDKQGKKILPLGAGEVDLDLLRKIQASGYQGPIGILGHTDDDAEQRLSDNLDGLHWLLPQLEGKPAGERVRYRTYTAPPVKQSYDPKIVQDLLAAAVAQGDSQKGARVFASARFACNSCHRIGKEGGIVGPELTTLGICVKPEELVESVLWPAKSVREGYSAVLIQTNEGKSIQGYPVRENAKELTLRDPSTGNEIKIEKAIIESRKEIGTLMPAGIAEAMTVEEKRNLIRFLLELGKKGSESGETLLARSHTVETFPFDRAPLKAELWPNAKENVNRNRLYDYYAKEAIYFSQKKPTPTLLPAFPGLDGGQIGHWGNQNETTWADNRWNETDLGSMQSGIFRSGELTVPRGICVRLGEQGEFGTCFNPETLCYEALWKGGFLKFSSVRHGFMEGVRPAGTLLPRPVGQKPQKPFEYQGLYRSGKQVIFAYRIDGINYLDCPQIVDGKFTQVVARAKDHPLKSVLQGGPSQWPQPIETKGSLGTGSPYAVDTITPPFKNPWKSLCFFGDHDFLPDGSAMICTMEGDVWHVTGLDEKLEHVHWRRYASGLNQALGLVCADGKVYVLGRDQITCLHDLNHDGEADYYERFSAKYVTSPAGHDFICGLQRDAAGQFYTASGNQGLLQISADGKDVKILATGFRNPDGLGLDSEGRLTIPCSEGDWTPCSMICEFSPNQSLSPKKIGGHQPPFFGFGGSRQGKAPDLPLVNIPRGLDNSSGGQVFINSDKWGPLSGQMVHFSYGAGSHFLLLRDEVNGQPQGALVPLDGDFRSGVHRGRFNPKDGQLYVSGMGGWGTYTAEDGCFQRVRYTGQQVQLPRSFQAKVNGLLISFTAPVDPKIAGDKSHYFLQAWNYRYSSGYGSQEYSPSHYGTIGHDALEVKAVHLLGDGRSVFLEVPDLQPMNQLQVRYQVDSHPARDIFATIHDLGPAFSEFPNYQPVQKTIAAHPILTDIALAVKSTPNPFRKAITGAQPLRVEAGKNLSFVQRTLRVKAGEAVKLTFANPDVVPHNWVLLKTGSKERVGDLANKMIAEPEAVVKNYIPASPDVLVHTDIVQPNQSFTIYFQAPTVKGTYPYVCTFPGHWMVMNGELIVQ, encoded by the coding sequence ATGTTTTCCCAAAGCAGAATTCTCTCCGTCCTGCTGCTGATTCTGTTAAGACCAGTCTTTACCGCCGGCCAAAGTCCCACCCCGCCGAAGCCCAAAAATATCTTGGGCTCCGACAATTTAATGGCCTGGTGCATAGTCCCTTTCGATTCCAAAAAGCGATCCCCCGAAGATCGTGTGGAGATGCTGAAGAAACTCGGCTTCAAACATTATGCTTACGACTGGCGGGCCGAGCACCTGCCGACTTTCGAGCGGGAAATCGTAGCTCTGCAAAAAAATGGCATTGAGCTATCCGCCGTCTGGTTTCCCGGTGCGCTGGACAAAGATGCGATGTATTTGCTCTCGATGCTCGAAAAACACCACATCAAAACCCAACTCTGGGTGACCATGAACGGCGGCAGCATTACGACGACGCCAGAGGAACAGAAAAAACGAATCAAAGCGCATGTGGAGGCTCTGAGGCCGATCGCGCAGGCGGCGGAAAAAATCGGCTGCCAAGTTGGTCTCTACAATCATGGGGACTGGTTCGGGGAACCGGAAAACCAAATCGCGATCATCAAAGAACTCCAACTCAAAAATGTCGGAATAGTCTATAACCTGCATCATGGCCACGATCATCTGGAGCGATTTTCACAACTGCTGAAAGCGATGATGCCTTATCTCTACGCCGTCAATCTCAACGGCATGATTCCGCAAGGCGATAAACAAGGAAAGAAAATTTTGCCGTTGGGGGCCGGAGAAGTCGACCTGGATCTCCTTCGAAAGATTCAAGCGAGCGGCTATCAGGGCCCGATCGGCATACTGGGACACACCGACGACGATGCCGAACAGCGCCTGAGCGACAATCTGGATGGGTTACACTGGTTGCTGCCGCAACTCGAAGGAAAACCGGCGGGCGAGCGAGTTCGTTATCGGACTTATACAGCTCCGCCCGTCAAGCAAAGCTACGATCCCAAAATTGTCCAGGACCTCCTCGCTGCGGCGGTGGCCCAAGGCGATTCGCAGAAAGGCGCCCGTGTCTTTGCTTCTGCCAGGTTCGCCTGCAACTCCTGTCACAGAATCGGGAAAGAAGGGGGAATCGTCGGGCCGGAATTAACGACCCTTGGCATCTGTGTGAAGCCGGAGGAACTGGTCGAATCGGTTCTTTGGCCGGCGAAAAGCGTGCGCGAAGGATACTCAGCGGTTCTGATCCAGACGAATGAAGGCAAATCGATCCAAGGTTATCCAGTTCGCGAAAACGCCAAAGAATTGACGCTCCGCGATCCCTCGACTGGTAATGAAATCAAAATCGAAAAAGCAATTATCGAAAGCCGCAAAGAGATCGGTACACTCATGCCAGCCGGGATTGCGGAGGCGATGACGGTAGAGGAGAAACGAAATCTGATTCGCTTTCTCCTGGAACTGGGCAAGAAAGGTTCCGAAAGTGGGGAAACTCTCCTAGCCCGATCACATACCGTGGAAACTTTTCCCTTCGATCGAGCCCCTCTCAAAGCCGAACTCTGGCCGAATGCCAAGGAGAATGTGAATCGCAACCGGCTCTATGATTATTATGCCAAAGAAGCAATCTACTTTTCTCAGAAGAAGCCCACACCGACACTCCTCCCCGCTTTCCCGGGTCTGGACGGCGGACAAATCGGGCATTGGGGAAATCAGAATGAAACCACCTGGGCCGATAACCGCTGGAATGAAACCGATTTGGGCTCGATGCAGTCTGGAATATTTCGGAGTGGTGAGCTGACTGTGCCGCGCGGCATTTGTGTGCGGCTGGGAGAGCAGGGCGAATTTGGTACTTGCTTCAATCCGGAGACGCTTTGCTACGAAGCGCTCTGGAAGGGAGGCTTCTTAAAATTTTCCTCGGTTCGCCACGGCTTCATGGAGGGCGTCCGACCGGCCGGAACCCTGTTGCCTCGGCCTGTGGGCCAGAAACCGCAAAAACCATTCGAATACCAAGGACTCTACCGATCGGGCAAGCAAGTAATCTTCGCCTATCGGATTGACGGCATCAACTATCTGGATTGTCCGCAAATAGTCGACGGCAAATTCACTCAAGTCGTTGCCCGCGCCAAAGATCATCCTCTGAAATCGGTACTTCAGGGGGGGCCTTCCCAATGGCCCCAGCCAATTGAAACCAAAGGTTCGCTGGGAACGGGGAGCCCCTACGCGGTCGATACCATCACGCCGCCTTTCAAAAACCCCTGGAAATCGCTCTGTTTCTTCGGCGACCACGATTTTCTGCCCGATGGCTCGGCCATGATCTGCACCATGGAAGGAGACGTCTGGCATGTCACCGGTTTGGATGAAAAATTGGAACATGTCCACTGGCGGCGCTATGCCTCCGGGCTGAATCAGGCTTTAGGGTTAGTCTGTGCTGACGGCAAAGTCTACGTGCTCGGCCGCGATCAGATCACTTGTCTGCACGATTTGAATCACGATGGCGAGGCGGATTATTACGAGCGATTCAGTGCCAAGTACGTCACCTCTCCGGCCGGGCACGATTTCATCTGTGGCTTGCAGCGCGACGCCGCCGGACAGTTTTACACAGCCTCGGGAAATCAGGGTTTGCTACAAATCTCGGCCGATGGCAAGGATGTCAAAATATTGGCTACGGGCTTTCGAAATCCCGATGGTCTGGGACTGGATAGCGAAGGCCGGCTCACCATCCCCTGCTCCGAAGGGGACTGGACCCCCTGCTCCATGATTTGCGAATTCTCACCGAACCAGTCACTCTCTCCCAAGAAGATCGGCGGCCATCAGCCCCCATTCTTCGGCTTCGGCGGATCGCGCCAGGGCAAAGCTCCCGATCTGCCGCTGGTCAATATCCCCCGTGGCCTCGACAATTCCAGCGGCGGACAGGTTTTCATCAACAGCGATAAATGGGGCCCTTTATCAGGCCAGATGGTTCACTTTTCCTACGGGGCCGGTAGCCATTTCCTGCTCCTGCGAGACGAAGTGAACGGACAGCCTCAGGGAGCTCTAGTGCCGTTGGATGGGGATTTCCGCTCCGGGGTTCATCGCGGTCGCTTCAACCCCAAGGATGGCCAACTCTACGTCAGCGGTATGGGCGGTTGGGGCACTTACACGGCTGAGGATGGATGTTTTCAAAGAGTTCGCTACACCGGCCAGCAGGTTCAACTTCCCCGCTCTTTCCAGGCGAAAGTGAATGGCTTGTTGATTTCTTTCACGGCTCCCGTCGATCCGAAGATCGCCGGGGATAAAAGTCATTATTTTTTGCAGGCTTGGAATTACCGTTATAGCTCCGGCTATGGATCTCAGGAATACTCGCCCAGCCACTATGGAACCATCGGCCACGATGCTCTGGAAGTGAAGGCCGTGCATTTATTGGGGGATGGGAGAAGCGTATTTTTGGAAGTCCCCGATTTGCAGCCAATGAATCAACTGCAAGTTCGCTATCAGGTTGATTCGCATCCGGCCCGCGATATCTTTGCCACAATTCACGACCTGGGGCCGGCATTCAGTGAATTCCCTAACTACCAGCCGGTTCAGAAAACCATCGCCGCGCATCCTATACTGACCGATATCGCCCTGGCGGTGAAGTCGACTCCCAATCCGTTCCGAAAAGCGATCACCGGAGCACAACCGCTACGAGTGGAAGCGGGTAAAAATCTCTCCTTCGTCCAGCGCACGCTTCGAGTGAAGGCCGGGGAAGCGGTGAAACTCACTTTCGCAAATCCGGATGTAGTGCCGCATAATTGGGTGTTGTTAAAAACTGGTTCCAAAGAGCGCGTCGGCGATCTCGCCAATAAGATGATTGCCGAACCGGAGGCTGTGGTGAAAAACTACATTCCCGCAAGTCCCGACGTGCTCGTTCACACCGATATCGTTCAGCCCAACCAGAGTTTCACCATCTATTTCCAGGCTCCCACGGTCAAGGGCACTTATCCTTACGTCTGTACCTTCCCCGGACACTGGATGGTCATGAACGGCGAACTGATTGTGCAATAA
- a CDS encoding GTPase, translating into MAVNLPPHYHTAEDEYKKAKTPEDKLIALKKMWVILPKHKASEKVQMQLKSKMAELNDDIERKSSTVKKSPNSYKIPRQGAGQYVFLGPPNSGKSRLLTRLTKATPEVAPYPFTTREPIPGMMDFENIRLQLIDLPPITGDVYENYLTDFIRNTDAALLIVDLGDDDGPFAVEAVLEKLQAVKCILTGTPPEGVEDPSLFHVKTLLVANKSDAEGAQDRLDIFKEMFGARFPIHVMSAENSEGIDELKKKMYETLGILRVYSKTQGKPADMKAPYTIPIGGDVVDFAGCIHSDLAATVKAAKVWGTGVYDGQTVKKDHVLHEGDIVELLT; encoded by the coding sequence ATGGCTGTGAATTTACCGCCCCATTATCACACGGCGGAAGACGAATACAAGAAAGCCAAAACCCCCGAGGATAAGCTGATTGCGCTCAAGAAGATGTGGGTAATCCTACCCAAGCATAAGGCGAGCGAAAAAGTTCAGATGCAGCTCAAGTCCAAAATGGCTGAGCTGAACGACGATATCGAGCGTAAATCGAGCACGGTCAAAAAGTCCCCGAACAGCTACAAGATCCCGCGTCAGGGAGCCGGCCAGTATGTCTTTCTCGGGCCGCCGAATTCCGGCAAAAGTCGGCTACTGACTCGACTAACCAAGGCCACACCGGAAGTCGCCCCCTACCCCTTTACCACGCGGGAACCGATTCCCGGCATGATGGATTTCGAGAATATTCGACTGCAATTGATCGATCTGCCGCCGATCACTGGGGATGTCTATGAAAACTACTTGACCGATTTTATTCGCAATACCGACGCGGCTTTATTAATAGTGGACTTGGGCGATGACGATGGTCCATTCGCCGTGGAGGCCGTCCTGGAGAAACTGCAAGCGGTCAAATGCATCCTGACCGGCACGCCGCCCGAGGGCGTCGAAGATCCTTCGCTCTTCCACGTCAAGACTTTGCTGGTGGCCAACAAGTCCGATGCGGAAGGCGCTCAGGATCGACTCGATATTTTCAAGGAAATGTTCGGGGCTCGCTTTCCGATTCATGTGATGTCCGCCGAGAACAGCGAAGGAATCGACGAGCTGAAGAAAAAGATGTACGAAACGCTGGGAATTCTTCGGGTTTACTCCAAAACTCAGGGTAAACCGGCCGATATGAAAGCGCCCTATACCATCCCGATCGGGGGTGATGTGGTCGATTTCGCCGGGTGCATTCACAGCGATTTAGCGGCCACGGTCAAGGCGGCCAAAGTCTGGGGCACCGGAGTGTACGACGGCCAGACGGTCAAGAAAGATCACGTGCTCCACGAGGGCGATATCGTGGAACTGCTCACTTAA
- a CDS encoding purine-nucleoside phosphorylase, translated as MTLSEQIATATTAIRKQWSGQPKIGIILGTGLGALTQDIQQDVVIPYADLPHFPHSTVLGHKGQLVCGKIAGHSVVVMDGRFHFYEGYRLQQITFPVRVMKALGCEILLVSNACGGLNPQFSKGDIMLIEDHINLMGDNPLIGPNDDKLGDRFPDMSEPYDRNLLALAKEVSREVKIPVQQGVYVAVAGPNLETRAEYRFLRTIGADVVGMSTVPEVIVAVHSKMRCLGFSIVTDMCLPDALHAVSHEEIIAVANEAEKKLRTLVHSIIEKL; from the coding sequence ATGACCTTAAGCGAACAAATAGCCACAGCCACAACGGCCATTCGAAAGCAATGGAGCGGACAGCCCAAAATTGGGATCATTCTGGGAACTGGTCTGGGCGCCCTGACTCAGGATATCCAGCAGGATGTCGTGATTCCTTATGCCGACTTGCCGCATTTCCCGCACTCGACCGTTCTGGGTCACAAAGGGCAGTTGGTTTGCGGAAAAATCGCAGGTCATAGCGTAGTGGTGATGGATGGCCGGTTCCACTTTTATGAAGGGTACCGCCTCCAGCAGATCACCTTCCCCGTTCGAGTCATGAAAGCGCTCGGCTGCGAGATCCTCTTGGTGAGCAACGCCTGCGGTGGCCTGAATCCCCAGTTCTCCAAGGGGGATATTATGTTGATCGAAGATCACATCAATCTCATGGGAGACAACCCGCTGATCGGGCCGAATGACGATAAATTAGGCGACCGCTTCCCCGATATGAGTGAGCCGTACGATCGCAATTTGCTCGCACTCGCCAAGGAAGTTTCCCGCGAAGTGAAGATCCCCGTTCAACAGGGAGTCTATGTCGCGGTCGCCGGGCCGAATTTGGAAACCCGGGCGGAGTACCGCTTTTTGCGAACAATTGGTGCCGATGTGGTGGGAATGTCGACAGTTCCCGAGGTGATCGTCGCCGTGCACAGCAAAATGCGCTGCCTTGGCTTCTCGATTGTTACTGATATGTGCCTGCCCGATGCCCTGCATGCGGTCAGCCACGAAGAGATTATCGCAGTCGCTAATGAGGCTGAGAAAAAATTGCGGACTCTCGTGCATTCGATTATCGAGAAACTCTAA
- a CDS encoding GTPase, with the protein MTRFALLTAPGTSAIAALGLWGPGAWSFIRKHFKPSSKKTLPLEPVPGASWFGRLGVDLQDEVLILNNPGKSVTALEIQCHGGQLVQNLLFDLLRSEGIQEAQPEEWMREVGYDGEQPSAHALKAWKMLPEALTLRTASVLLDQTKLREYEKGSQAFAELGRHLTRPWKIAIIGPPNVGKSSLMNALAGYNRSIIAPVPGTTRDLVSVTTALEGWPVEITDTAGLRETADAIEQEGIRRSEQQLAASDLILWMLDVSTINTAEPDSLQNHKVLRLLNKIDLSPEDRRGGYLPISITSNTGLSELMRKMVDLIIPSIPESGQFVQLPD; encoded by the coding sequence GTGACGCGTTTTGCCCTGCTAACCGCTCCAGGAACTTCGGCGATCGCAGCCCTGGGGTTGTGGGGGCCCGGCGCCTGGAGTTTTATTCGAAAGCACTTTAAACCTTCTTCCAAAAAAACTTTACCGCTCGAACCGGTCCCCGGTGCCAGTTGGTTCGGCCGACTGGGTGTCGATTTGCAGGATGAAGTCTTAATTCTCAACAATCCGGGAAAGTCGGTCACCGCACTGGAAATCCAATGTCACGGCGGCCAATTGGTTCAGAACCTACTTTTCGATTTGTTGAGGTCGGAAGGAATTCAGGAAGCTCAACCGGAAGAGTGGATGCGGGAGGTCGGCTATGACGGAGAGCAGCCTTCAGCCCATGCCCTCAAAGCCTGGAAGATGCTGCCGGAAGCACTGACGCTCCGAACCGCCAGCGTTCTGCTCGATCAAACGAAATTGAGGGAGTACGAGAAAGGAAGTCAAGCTTTTGCCGAGTTGGGACGACATCTCACCCGGCCCTGGAAGATCGCGATCATCGGCCCGCCAAATGTCGGGAAAAGCAGCCTGATGAACGCTTTGGCAGGCTACAACCGGAGCATCATTGCCCCGGTTCCCGGCACTACCCGAGATCTGGTGAGTGTGACAACGGCGCTGGAAGGCTGGCCGGTGGAAATTACCGATACGGCTGGTCTGCGAGAAACTGCGGATGCCATCGAACAGGAAGGGATCCGGCGCTCGGAACAGCAACTGGCCGCCAGCGATCTGATCCTATGGATGCTGGATGTTTCCACCATCAATACTGCAGAGCCGGATTCACTCCAAAACCATAAAGTCCTCAGACTTTTGAACAAAATCGATTTATCGCCCGAGGATAGGCGGGGCGGTTATCTCCCCATCTCGATCACTTCGAATACCGGCCTATCCGAGCTCATGCGAAAAATGGTGGACTTAATCATTCCAAGCATTCCCGAATCGGGCCAGTTCGTTCAATTACCCGATTGA
- a CDS encoding type III pantothenate kinase: protein MQRQETYFIIREDTTTNSMKEFLSNIVADIGNTRIKWGRCEQGKVVEAISLPPEDFEAWYEQRTKWQSKLPHRCSWTIAGVQPAWRDTLIQWVESQGESVRKIDTFKQLNVTLAVDNPNRVGLDRLFNALAAREEFPNRPAIIVDAGTAITVDLVDDKGVFQGGSILPGLGLMSKALNAYTALLPLVEIPDHPEELPLPGKNTAQAIQTGIYWQAVGGVAYICDRMNRLTNKEAVVIITGGNGLKLNAGLKISTQVRPFLTLEGIRMTAEKHS from the coding sequence ATGCAACGCCAGGAGACATACTTCATCATACGGGAAGACACTACAACAAATAGCATGAAGGAATTCCTCTCCAATATTGTGGCGGATATCGGCAATACCCGGATCAAGTGGGGTCGTTGCGAGCAGGGCAAAGTCGTGGAGGCCATCTCGCTGCCGCCGGAAGATTTTGAAGCCTGGTACGAACAGCGCACGAAGTGGCAATCGAAGCTACCCCATCGCTGTTCCTGGACGATCGCGGGGGTTCAACCGGCCTGGCGGGATACCCTGATTCAATGGGTCGAATCTCAGGGCGAATCGGTCCGCAAAATCGACACCTTCAAGCAATTGAACGTTACACTCGCGGTTGACAATCCTAACCGCGTCGGACTCGACCGATTATTCAACGCCCTGGCGGCCCGCGAAGAATTTCCGAATCGCCCCGCGATTATCGTGGATGCCGGTACGGCCATCACGGTCGATCTCGTCGATGATAAAGGGGTATTTCAGGGAGGCTCGATCCTGCCGGGTCTGGGCCTGATGTCCAAAGCACTCAACGCTTATACCGCCCTTCTCCCCCTGGTGGAAATTCCAGATCATCCCGAGGAACTTCCGCTGCCGGGAAAAAATACGGCCCAGGCGATTCAAACCGGGATTTATTGGCAAGCGGTCGGAGGCGTAGCCTATATATGCGATCGCATGAATCGGCTAACCAACAAAGAGGCCGTTGTGATTATCACGGGTGGTAACGGTTTGAAGCTGAACGCCGGCTTGAAGATCTCCACTCAGGTTCGCCCGTTTCTCACTCTCGAAGGCATTCGGATGACGGCGGAGAAACATTCGTGA
- the hrpB gene encoding ATP-dependent helicase HrpB has protein sequence MSRSALPIDAVLPELVDRLSRHPALVLQAPTGAGKTTRVPPALLEAGLAGDKLIVMVEPRRIAARNAALRMAQEAGERIGARIGYAVRFDRQASNNTRILVVTPGILLRMLHEDPFLEKVEVLIFDEFHERGLESDLALGMARLIRETVRPELKLVVMSATLDAENISRFLEDCPIVTSEGRMFPVEVVYQPKAPEENDLSAVLRAIDYVLDETAQDLLVFLPDLNEIRRLSDELLQQFPDLLILPLYGDLPPDRQDHALKPQGRRRIVLATNIAETSVTVEGITGIVDTGTAWEKSYDASVGLDRMIRANISQAATEQRRGRAGRTQPGICVRLWSEHAQKSRAAQTIPEISRVDLAGAILQLLKFGEKDPLQFPWLTPPNPLAVKQAMELLKMLEAIDQNGLTPLGDQMAQLPVHPRLARLLLSAEDYGCLDEASLAAALLSERDPFPRFGMEALQSVESDLMEKLEALQTFESTNEWRTPIGELNRGIAKNLLQTRNELSRLTPRQRSDSGRDSQNLERGLSRALLDAYPDRLCRRRTPKGLKGLMVGGRGTFQHPMSRVREAMLFLALDIDAGNGETRVRMAHGIQREWISSHKLESRIEVEWDEGTQKFTAFKRLYFQDLILEEKSAQIPEGHDTSSVLLQKIQRDVSIIRPAADSKVGQFLLRWECLREWLPEREIPACDEALLLEIAGWLIPSCRSLEDLRNADWLSAFRQKLGSPIWNLLENEAPEKMAVPSGNEIRLTYEARRPPILAVRIQEMFGLTETPRVASGRVPVLLHLLAPNYRPQQVTEDLASFWKNTYPIVRKELRGRYPKHSWPDDPTVAPAESRPRRRS, from the coding sequence ATGAGTCGATCCGCACTTCCTATCGATGCTGTTCTGCCGGAATTGGTCGACCGTCTTTCCCGACATCCCGCCCTGGTGCTGCAAGCTCCCACCGGCGCGGGGAAAACGACTCGAGTTCCGCCCGCCCTTCTCGAAGCCGGCTTAGCAGGGGATAAGCTGATAGTCATGGTCGAGCCACGCCGAATTGCCGCGCGTAATGCCGCTCTTCGCATGGCGCAGGAGGCCGGGGAGCGGATTGGTGCCCGCATCGGTTATGCAGTGCGTTTCGACCGGCAGGCCAGCAACAACACGCGTATTCTGGTCGTGACACCCGGCATTCTGCTTCGAATGCTTCACGAGGATCCCTTTCTGGAAAAAGTCGAAGTTCTGATCTTCGATGAATTCCACGAACGGGGTCTGGAATCCGACTTGGCTTTAGGAATGGCCCGTCTGATCCGCGAAACCGTGCGTCCCGAACTGAAACTGGTCGTGATGTCGGCCACGCTGGATGCGGAAAATATCTCCCGATTTCTTGAAGACTGCCCGATCGTTACCAGCGAAGGGCGAATGTTCCCAGTCGAGGTGGTCTATCAACCCAAGGCCCCCGAAGAGAACGATCTCTCGGCAGTTCTCCGGGCCATCGACTATGTTCTGGACGAAACTGCGCAGGATCTTCTGGTCTTTTTACCCGATCTGAATGAGATTCGCAGGCTTTCGGATGAACTGTTGCAGCAGTTTCCCGACTTGCTGATTCTCCCTTTGTATGGCGATCTCCCGCCCGACCGTCAGGATCACGCTTTGAAACCCCAAGGACGGCGGCGAATCGTCCTGGCCACCAACATCGCGGAAACCTCCGTGACGGTGGAAGGGATCACCGGAATCGTCGATACCGGCACGGCCTGGGAGAAAAGCTACGACGCCTCCGTCGGTTTGGATCGCATGATCCGAGCGAATATTTCCCAGGCCGCCACGGAACAGCGGCGCGGCCGGGCCGGGCGAACGCAACCGGGAATTTGCGTACGGCTCTGGTCGGAACATGCCCAGAAATCGCGCGCGGCTCAGACGATTCCCGAAATCAGCCGGGTGGATCTGGCAGGGGCCATTCTGCAACTGTTGAAATTTGGAGAAAAAGATCCGCTCCAATTCCCCTGGCTCACGCCTCCCAATCCGCTGGCCGTGAAGCAGGCGATGGAATTGCTGAAGATGCTGGAAGCCATCGATCAAAACGGGTTGACCCCACTCGGGGATCAAATGGCTCAGCTTCCCGTGCATCCGCGTCTTGCTCGATTGTTGCTCTCGGCAGAAGACTATGGCTGTCTAGACGAGGCCAGTCTGGCGGCCGCGTTACTCTCAGAAAGAGATCCTTTCCCACGTTTTGGGATGGAGGCTTTGCAGTCGGTGGAATCCGATCTGATGGAAAAGCTCGAGGCCTTGCAAACATTCGAGAGTACCAATGAATGGCGAACTCCGATAGGGGAATTGAATCGGGGGATCGCGAAAAACCTGCTCCAGACCCGAAATGAGTTAAGCCGACTGACGCCGCGGCAACGTTCGGATTCCGGACGGGACTCACAGAATCTGGAGCGAGGTCTCTCTCGGGCCTTGTTGGACGCCTATCCCGATAGGCTTTGCCGCCGGAGAACTCCCAAAGGATTGAAGGGGTTGATGGTGGGCGGGCGAGGAACCTTCCAGCATCCGATGAGCCGGGTGCGCGAAGCGATGCTATTTCTGGCTCTGGATATTGATGCGGGGAATGGGGAGACGAGAGTTCGCATGGCCCATGGGATTCAGAGGGAGTGGATCTCAAGTCATAAACTGGAATCCCGGATCGAGGTGGAATGGGACGAGGGAACTCAAAAATTCACCGCCTTTAAACGCCTCTATTTCCAGGATCTGATCTTGGAGGAGAAATCCGCACAGATACCGGAGGGTCACGATACGAGCAGTGTGCTGCTTCAAAAAATTCAGCGCGATGTCTCGATTATTCGCCCCGCCGCCGATTCGAAAGTCGGACAGTTTCTGCTCCGCTGGGAATGTTTACGCGAATGGCTGCCAGAACGCGAAATTCCAGCTTGCGATGAGGCGTTACTCCTTGAAATTGCCGGCTGGTTAATCCCCAGCTGCCGGTCATTGGAGGATCTACGAAACGCCGACTGGTTATCCGCCTTTCGACAGAAATTGGGCTCACCGATCTGGAATTTATTGGAGAATGAAGCTCCGGAGAAGATGGCGGTTCCCTCGGGGAATGAAATCCGATTGACCTATGAGGCTCGCCGTCCTCCGATCCTGGCGGTTCGGATTCAGGAAATGTTCGGTTTAACCGAAACCCCCCGGGTGGCAAGCGGACGCGTGCCTGTACTGCTGCATCTCCTGGCCCCGAACTATCGGCCGCAACAGGTCACGGAAGATTTAGCCAGTTTCTGGAAGAATACCTATCCTATCGTTCGCAAAGAGCTTCGCGGCCGCTACCCCAAGCATTCCTGGCCGGACGATCCGACCGTGGCTCCCGCCGAGAGCCGGCCGAGGCGTAGAAGTTGA